AGGAAATGACAAGGATGAGAACCACAACTCAAACAGTAGAAGATATATTAAGATGCAGTAGGAAATTAAGTAAtccatttaaatgaaatttaagaaCATAAGTATAACACCAGAGCTTATACGTTATGAGGAGATTGTGTTGTAATATACAAACCAGACAACACACAACTCGAAAACAGCTCAATAACTATGTTGTATGACCCACCAAACTACAACACGTTCTAGAAAAGAACTATTTAAATCTTGTGAGAAGGCAGCGTTGTCTTACATAGTAATCAAAAGTGTAGTATCGCCAGACAGGTGTCTTCAGTGTCTTGAGAAGAACTGTAGACTGGTAATGGTCCAGAACAAGTCAAAATAGTGGAAGCAGTATTTAAATTAAGAGATAATACGAATGAACAAGAAACTTATTCTAGTCATTCAGTAGGAAAAATCTCAGCTCCCTCAACAAATGCCCTTCCACCCACAAAATAAGCACGcttattttcttttctggccTTTTCCACGACGGGCCACAGCTTGTTTCTTCGTTCTCGATCTGCTTGCGACAAATCCTCGGATAATTTCAGGTTGTTATTTCTAAGGAAATCTGAATCCTTAGCAGCACGCCAGACCGCGTCACGTTGGAAGCGAGAGACAAATTGCACGATGATTCCTCTGGGCTTGCTATCGTTTAGTCGTTTTCGACCCAGGCGATGAACGGTATCCACGGCATCCGGGAGCTTTTCTTTTGCTTCGGGCAGAAGCTGCTGGCAAACGTTGATGATCTTACCTCGGACATCTTCACGCTCACTTTCAGGGACCCCGTGAACTCTGAGACTCCAACGACGTGAGTACGCTTCAAGGTGCAGAAGTCGTTTTTCTTGTTCATGCCGGTTAAACTCGACTCTTTTGGCTAGTGACTCAGTTGCACCGACTTTGACTTTCAGCTCTTTAACTTCAGCGCTCATAAAGTCAATCACATCCTTCACTCCAGAAATCTGCCTAGAATTTTCGTTGATTGTTTCTTTCATACTAGCGATCACACGTGAGTTTTCCCCCACCATTTTTTCCAAAGCATCCGAACGATTATTAATCAGCCTCGAGAGCTCCCCGAGTTGTGAGAGGATGGCCGTTGTGTCAGCGTTCTCGGTCTTGCGTAGTTTGATGGCAGGGGACTTACATGGGGTTTCTGGAAGACAGGGAAATTCTTCCtcacagagcatgaattctgtaGAGTCAGTGTCATGGCCTACGTAGTCATGCATGTTCTCCATCAGAAGTTCTTTTCGGGCTTGACTTGTCTCATTGCCGTTTTTGTTAGCATTAGCAGCAGCTTGAGTTCCAttcttactttttcttttctccGATTTTCCCATTTTGACAGATACTACAAAATGCTGGTGTACTTGGAGAACTGGTAGTACTTAATTATGCTCTTCTTACTGCATTACAAGATAAAACAAACAGCTGAGTTTGCGGAGCTCATCAACATGCCTCTAATCAGAGCGCCATCTTGGACCTCctctcagatagatagatagatagtgtttGACACATTGCACAGAGGGATGACGAATGGTTGACGATTATTGGAGGCGGTCTTTAGAGCGGAGGGTGTAGCTGCTGCAGTCATGGCTCCCAGACCGCGTATACCAGTGCAAtactaaaaaaaacttgaaaagaaATGCATTGTTCATGTTTAAAACCGAGAAGTGCGATTTTAGGATCCATATTTACAGTTTCAGATTAAAACCGTAGCTTTATTTTTCTCTCCCTTAAACGCGAGCGAGCTATGGATGCGCAGGTTACAAACCATTGCAGCATCAAGTCTGCAGCGAAAGCGAGCAGCCCGCAGAATGCAGCTGAAAGCCGCATCGAAAACGCACCGAAGAAGAAATCCCGCACGAGAAGAGGCAGAAGAGGAAAGCGACGGAGGGGCAAGAAGGCCAACGAGCCCCCGCCGTTTCTGCCACCGGAGGTAAATATAGATGTGTTGGCGGATGCTAACCATTAGCCAGCGGAGATTATGTGTACTGCATATCAATAACCATACTGCCATTCGATATTAAGATATAGCCTAACGATTAAAAAGGCTATTAACAATATTAagatacattatattatatcttAATATAGTAATATTAACACAGTAACAGTGTTACAAGCTGCTGGCgacttatatttaaatacacCAAAACTGGTAAGAGCTGCTGCCAAAATACTGTACAGTTATTTACTActgtaaaaattataatacattaggcTAATACTAGCTGGTGcgtcttttgttttcatttgggtGACAGGTagctaatattaatttaatacagtAATGCAGTAGGCTACTAATGATTGTATTATTTGTAAGACCAGAATGTGCCCTTTTTaggtgaaaacagaaaaaaataacttaaaccatgtttaaaaaataataataaaaaaatacatgcattatAGATAAGTTTtaatgctggtttatgctggatCCTTTACTGGTATAAGATTTTGTTGGttaatgctggtcctttgctggtttatgctggtccttttttggtttatgctggtcctttgctggtttaaaatGGTCCTTTCCTGGCttatgctggtcatgtgctggcaaAGGACCAGGGAAagtccagcataaaccagcatcccagcGTCAATCATACCTtgccagcatatgctgtttttttttagtagggaaataaaatgtaaattaaaataagttaataaataaacaacaacaaaagttagATCCATAGTGCCAAAGTGTGGTTATTATTAATTTTCTAGTTCTTTCCAAGGTAGTATTTTGTCCAGTAAATGAATTATGTGCAAGGACTGATTTTTGCAAGActgcatttagatttttatttaattgattgttTTTTTGCCCACATATCCTTATTTTTTAGGCTGAAGAGGGAAACATTGAATACAAGGTATATTATCACCAAATTGATAGTAATACATTTGATAggattttatatgtatttaatagCATATTCATTCTCTGTTCACTCAGTTGAAGCTGGTGAACCCCACGCAGTATCGGTTCGAACACTTGGCCACGCAGTTGAAGTGGCGACTGCAGGAGGGCCGGGGGGAGGCCGTGTATCAGATTGGGGTGGAGGATAATGGTCTGCTGGTTGGACTTACAGAAGAAGATATGAAAGCCTCACTCAAGACACTTCGCAGAATGGCTGAGAAGTATGTATTGAATTCATCAACCAATTAGTTTTCTTTGATGTCAATGTGTAGGAAGTGGCTTACAGGCGTGTTGTGTTGTCTTGGTAAGACTCTGTGACTCTGCGCAGGGTTGGAGCCGATATCACGCTCCTGAGAGATAGAGAAGTGGACTGCGATAGAGCTCGACGGAAAATCGCTGAAGTTCTTGTGCGGAAAGTTCCAGATGACCAGCAGGTGAGCTTGTGACGCTTTAATCAGTTTCCATTTAATTTCTGTTGTAAATTTTGGTTGATGtggttttagtttacatttttagaatattGCATATATAACAGTACAAAGTTTccctattattttgtaatttgccaactttttttatgataatatttaaaattcataaaattttttacatttttgaaaataacttttttatcggaataaaataatcttttattattatttcttaaaacatttttagaataataaaaagGTTTTGTAAAAAGGATATATACTTGAAAAttccaaaattatattttattcttcttGGAATAAAATTATTGGAATATATAAACTTGGAATCACTCGGAACCattttttttgttactgtttcttaaaaaatacaaaataaaaatgtacaaaaaaataaaaataaataataattaaattttaaaaaataatacaataaaaagctTTTAGGAGTTTGCctacttttgaacaatttatatttttatttttttatggaaaacacTTTTGTCTACAAACTACAATCCATTGGGTATAAATAACACACATGAAGCTGTTTagttgttttaactttttttaaggtTATTTGTTTTCATCATTATAGTCATTCTTATTTGTGATTGACCCAACAAACTAATGATGCATTATGTATTGTCAGGTCATTgtgatttctgtgtttgtgtgagtagtTCCTGGATCTCCGTGTGGCTGTTCTGGGTAACGTGGATTCAGGCAAATCAACTCTTCTGGGTGTGCTGACTCAGGGCGAGCTGGATAACGGACGGGGCAGGGCCAGACTCAACCTCTTCAGACACCTGCATGAGATTCAAACGGGACGGACATCCAGCATCAGTTTTGAGATCCTGGGCTTTAACAGCAAAGGAGAAGTGAGGCAGATATTTAAAACCCTTTAGTACACTTTTATTTCtactacttttttttcagtagtgCATTAACTGGGATTTAAACCTTCTACTTGCTCGCATATAAGCATGttgcttagattttttttctttctcttatgGTTTTAGGTCGTAAACTACAGTGACTCTCGCACAGCAGAGGAGATCTGTGAGAGCTCTTCTAAGATGATCACTTTTATTGACCTGGCTGGTCATTATAAGTACTTGAAGACCACAATATTTGGCCTGACAAGCTACTGCCCAGACTTTGCCATGCTGGTGGTGGCAGCCAATACTGGCATTGGTTAGtatttatgcatgtatatttatattgctTTAAAAGTTGATTTAAgggcaatttaatgcatccttgcttaatacaagtaattattagtaattttctaatttttttcttaaaaaatcatGATGAGCTTATTTAGCCCCAAACCTTTAAACTATAGTGTGTATTTCAATGTGATTAAATCACATTATAAATCATTAACCAACCCATATTATAACATATTATACCTTATTCTGGCATTGTAAAACTCTCCCAGCTGGCACAACAAGGGAGCACCTGGGTTTGGCGATGGCGCTGAAGGTGCCCATATTCATTGTGGTGAGTAAGGTGGACCTCTGCGGTAAAAGCACGGTGGAGAAAACGGTCCGCCAGTTGGAGAGAGTGCTCAAACTGCCCGGATGCAACAAGGTCCCCATGGTGGTGTCCAACCCTGATGATGCCGTCACGGCTGCACAGCAGTTCGCACAATCCTCCAGGTACAAGTCAATATTTCTTGTTACATAAACAGACATACTTGATTGTTTCCTGACCATAACAGGTAAACAGCCTCTTTTTGGTACTGTGCCTTTAAAACTTAAGTATGTAAATTACTTGAATACAATACAAAGTACCTTACAGCTGATAGCTGTTCAACTCTATAGTTTGTGCAGTACTTATGTGTGTAATGATGTGTTTTTCTCCCCACAGTGTGACGCCCATCTTCACCCTCTCCAGTGTGTCTGGGGACAATCTGGACCTTCTGAAGGTCTTTTTCAACATTCTTCCGCCTCTGAGCAACAGCAAGGAGCAAGAGGAGCTCATGCAGCAGCTCACAGAATTCCAGGTACAAACACACTCTTACCAAAGGACATATCATGTCTTAATTCTAAGATATTCAAAGATATTCCAAGATATTTAAAGGTTAAGGTTGTAGGACCtcccactagagggcgcactatcaaaacaataacaatcgcgtggtttgatgacgctaggAAGGAGCGTGGGATGATGGGATGTGTTGTCTtttacccaaccgctgacggccatcaatcagacggaaagataaatcttggatttaacgcgagttcaacgatttgcgcgagtagattacatacaaagtcaatgcaaagacgcgatcagacgatggatcagacgcatcctcgcttgggtctagagatgcgatgccccgcgtttggcgtgtatgccacataatactaatcttgttgatcgttataatagcatatgttttctgtaaagatacgaatcaaaacaactcacctgtctagtaaaacacaagcgagatcggcatctctttctagatGAAGTTTgttgcgaagctacttccgcatttgtccacgaaacTGTTGtaatgtggtttctacgtcagtaaaggcggtaacaaagggatAACGTCactgacaggcgactgcactgccccgtgtcacagtttaaaatgggaattttctcatgatttacaagtagttgaaaacattagagatattgttagtaaacAGCTGGACAAAATCTATAACACTGGCCTAGTggattttggatattttactgctaaAATTTTACAAATTGTACTTTTAATGTCAGATTGATGTGTTCTTGCAGGTGGATGAGATTTACAGTGTTCCTGATGTAGGGACGGTAGTCGGAGGTACACTGTACAGGTCAGTCCACATCTGTTGTTTCAATCTTATCTGTCTAATAACTGCCTGTCGTCCACCTAGCAATGTATTAGCAACCACTCTAAACACTTTATCAAATCATATAGCAAAACCTCTGAAAGACAACTCCTAATGCCTTAGCATTACTAGCAACATCTTAGCATCCAcccagaacactctagcaacaaCAAAGTAACATACTTACAACTACTTATAACACTAGTTATAACACAATGCCCTAGCTTTGTAAGCAACCGCTTAGAAAACACATAGCAATGCACTTTCACATGCTCAGAACAACTAAACATTTCACTAGCAACACCTGAGAAACCACCCAGAAAACTCTTCCAACTGTCTTATCCGGCTTTTTCCTGAGAAGCCGATGAGCGCCGCCATGATGGATTCTAACTTCCGTTTGGATGCTCGTGTTCTGGTCTCAGTGTTTTAATGGGGTAAAAAGTACGATTGAGTTAATTAAACCGAAACTttctaaatatatctaaatataaaaatgtgtgcagGGTTAATCTCGGAGTTCATTTGGCTAGAGACATCAGAGACTGGAAATGTTAAGCGTCTTTCCATTATGAGATGGATGAGACGTCCGTGttcaggaaaaaggtggataattGTATCATAACCACCCAAAACGCCCTAGTGTCTGCTTAGCAATGCCTTGGTAACCACTTAGAGCGTCTTATCAAACCATAGCAACTCAGAGAAACCTATTTACTGCCTAGCAATGTATTGACATTGTAGCATCTGATTTACACCAACATCTAAATGCCCATCTTAGATCACCTTCGTAGCAAAGCTCCAGCAACCAGTCAGAACAACTTACCTACTGCCTAGCAGTGTTTTAGTTCGTAATTGACTTTCCATTCACACGCAGTGGTGTGTGTCGTGAAGGAGACCGGCTGGTCGTGGGTCCCACTGATGATGGCCGGTTCCTGAGGTTGAAGGTGTGCAGTATTCACAGGAATCGCTCCGGCTGCCGCGTGCTGAGAGCCGGACAGGCCGCCACTCTTGCACTCGGGAACTTCGATCGCTCGTTACTACGAAAGGTCTGATTTCAAACTGGAGCAAGAGGAAAAAGACTAAATTAAGTCTTTGTGTAGCCATATCTTCATGACGTCTTTTTGATCttgagtgtttgtgttttaggGCATGGTCATGGTGAGCCCCAAAATGAACCCTACTATTTGCTGGCAGTTTGAGGCTGCAATAGTCCTCCTGTTCCATGCCAAGACTTTCCGCCGTGGTTTCCAGGTCACGGTGCACGTGGGGAATGTGAGGCAGACCGCCACTGTGGAGTGTCTCCTTGGaaaggtgcttttttattattattttttattattttagctctGTTAgcatacagtttttaaaataaagttcttTCTTGTTATCTTtggttctatgaagaaccttAAATATCAATGAAATCTTGCTGTCGCACTAATGGTTCTTCATTGtggaaaaatattcaataaaatgttCTTTGGGGAGCCATAAAAAATTCTCTTTTGTAACCTTTATTTTCTAAAACTGTGTGTATTTGTCCTCTAGGAGGAGCTGCGGACAGGAGAGAGAGCTGTAGTGTGTTTCAGATTCTTAAAGCACCCTGAGTATTTGCGTGTGGGAGCCAAGCTGCTCTTCAGAGAGGGGGTGACCAAAGGCATCGGACACGTGACGCACCTCCTACCCTCCACCCAAAACTACGTGCCTGATCAGAACCGCAACCAGAACCACAGTTAGACACATTGGGAGTGATACCATGAATCAAGAGGACATTTGACTGCAGCTGCAGTCACTTGCCTTGAGTTTGCATCCTCTAGTTCCATTGTGCACCTTTCATTTCCACTCTATAGATTTGCCAATAATTGCagatttgtttgtgtgtaaatgctCTCGACTCCTGTGACATTTGGACGGTTTTGGTACAGTGATTTACTGATTAGAGTGTATGTTTTCCAGGTGTAATGGAGCATGAAAACCTCTCCTATTTTTGCACTAGTGCGTGTTTCACATCTTAAGTTAAAGCTGGCTGACCTTTAGTGAAGCATGTGGGATTTCAAGTCACTAAGTTAGGTATCTGGAGCAGATTTCTGCAGGAACAACTCCTTGCCTGCAGCCTGCATTTTAGATATGAGAACATAATAGTAGCATTCAAGTTCAGATCCTAGGTAGTTTTAAATATGTGATGTTACCCCAGTAGATCTGATGACAGTGATTTACACAGGCAGGTCAGAAGCAAGAATCTAAGGCCCTGTCCACAGAAACGCGGGAATTTCAAAACTGCAGCTTGTTCTATGCGGTTTGGCCAAACGCCGCAGTAGGTCACTGAAACCAAAATGTTTGAAAACTCCTGGCAGAgtgaagattttcaaaaactctgGTCGCAGTGTTATCCTGGAGACAGGTTGAAAAACACATAAAGTATACTCCCATTGAGCTCCCATTTTGCGATTTTACTGTTCTTTATGATGGTTGTTTGTCAGtgtgtaaaatatacatattgtTGCGAATAGTTTGGTCCTGTTGCCAGGTCAGCTGTACTACCTGAACTTCGTAGGTGGTTAATATTTGTCACAAAGGCGTATGTGAACATGATACATTAAGCGATATTGTCTATTGTCTGCAAAATACAGCGCAAAGCTGGCTGCAGACACAAATGAAAACAGTTGTAACGGACAACAGTTATTGCATTGGATGTTGTCATTTTATAGTTGTTCCATTATGATcgaaaaaaatgttgaaaaatgtccTTACACAAATTTTAGTGAACaagaaacaaaaatgttaatggaACCTAAAACGCGCAGATTTGAATATTAATGAATCGGATAATTCACAAATAATTTTACAAACACTTGAcacttttattatgtttgaatTTCATGAATAAACAACCACAGGCTTGTTTTTGTTCACGTAATGTGGCATCATTTTGATGCGTTAGTTGGTGCGTTGGAACATCGCCCCCTATCTTCAGGACAGGAAAGGAACAGAAAGGGAATTTTTGGAGCTCTAGGGTTGTACGAACAGTCAGGCATGATTGGTTTTCCAGTAGCTTGATTACATTGTGCCTAGTTATAGATGCATTCACAGATGACTCCAAAAAATGTTGTGCATATTGCACGATTGTTTGTAAGCAAATATAAACAAGGTTTAGGTCATTTCCAATGGCTTACAGGTTTAACTGGGTTAATATTTTGGCAGCTTTGTGTGATGGGCATTTGTCTTGAGCATGCACAGGAACCCAGCTAACCATTGTGTCGTGTGCCCTGTTCACCCATGAACTCCTATTTTAGATATTGTGcaattatataaacactgaatgtACTGATCATAGATATAATTGTACCATTTGAAGTTACGAAACGAATAATGTGATCGCTAATGCATAAAAGCTTATTTCGATTAACAGTATTTAACCCTGGGCGTTAAGTCTTTAAACATGAGCAGAACGCATTTACAAGTGTAAATAACTTGTAAAACcttgtttttacagaatttttaaCGAAGAAATTTGTTCTGCTTTTGTTTAGGCAATGAGGCCCAATCGCTTTCAAAACTTCATTTGTTGGTCAACAGTGCATGTGGTGcttacacaaataataattaatattgtcTGCAGTGCATCTGGTCGGCTTTACTACATTTGAGATCTATCTTCATTTCATGTACTTCTGAAAAAAGTCCTCAAAAGCCTAGGAACCTAGGATCTATTACTTTGCTATTAGTTCCTATGTAATAAagaatttatgttttattgtgcaaaccctttgtaattaattaaagaCAAGAAATACAATTCTTTGTCATGGAAATTACAGGTTAAAACAAGGAAGGCTCTTGTAGTCACactatatttagattattttgaatTGCCCCATATTTGGAGTTATAAAAGAACACAATATGGGTTTACATTGCACTTGTGATGGAAGTCTATAGGGCAAGTATCAGCAGAAATGTTAAGTATTTTTTGTATAAAGCATTTTGCCTGTAGGTTACCTGGTTTGGTCTCGGTTCTATACTTTTGAAAcggtatattttaaatgttaagctTATTCCAGTGCAATGCCTTGCTGCGTAGACTTCGATCGCAAAAGTATtaccataaatgttttttttttttttttttaccagaaacaGTCTCACAGAAACCAAATgggaaaaagacaaaaacagcgAGTCAAGAGTTTTGACAAGTTTTATTATGATAAATGAAAACTGTCTTTGCGCAATAAATTGTTAATTGTTCACAGAACACACTGTTGTAGCATAGCAGCAAGCACCATAAGAATAGGTTAACATAACATggcattatgaataaaataaaaaagaaaaacaaatattatataaaactctttattttcaattttcattttcaaaagatGAATGCTTTTTGTTTTGCACATTGTGAAACAAATCAGCATTTGTGAATACATAAACTTTgttcaaaaagataaaaaaaagtacatcACTAAATCTGACACCCTTCATATGAGAGATAATACTCAGATGACTATTAAT
This DNA window, taken from Carassius auratus strain Wakin chromosome 47, ASM336829v1, whole genome shotgun sequence, encodes the following:
- the LOC113065024 gene encoding GTP-binding protein 2-like, which produces MDAQVTNHCSIKSAAKASSPQNAAESRIENAPKKKSRTRRGRRGKRRRGKKANEPPPFLPPEAEEGNIEYKLKLVNPTQYRFEHLATQLKWRLQEGRGEAVYQIGVEDNGLLVGLTEEDMKASLKTLRRMAEKVGADITLLRDREVDCDRARRKIAEVLVRKVPDDQQFLDLRVAVLGNVDSGKSTLLGVLTQGELDNGRGRARLNLFRHLHEIQTGRTSSISFEILGFNSKGEVVNYSDSRTAEEICESSSKMITFIDLAGHYKYLKTTIFGLTSYCPDFAMLVVAANTGIAGTTREHLGLAMALKVPIFIVVSKVDLCGKSTVEKTVRQLERVLKLPGCNKVPMVVSNPDDAVTAAQQFAQSSSVTPIFTLSSVSGDNLDLLKVFFNILPPLSNSKEQEELMQQLTEFQVDEIYSVPDVGTVVGGTLYSGVCREGDRLVVGPTDDGRFLRLKVCSIHRNRSGCRVLRAGQAATLALGNFDRSLLRKGMVMVSPKMNPTICWQFEAAIVLLFHAKTFRRGFQVTVHVGNVRQTATVECLLGKEELRTGERAVVCFRFLKHPEYLRVGAKLLFREGVTKGIGHVTHLLPSTQNYVPDQNRNQNHS